The Danio rerio strain Tuebingen ecotype United States chromosome 1, GRCz12tu, whole genome shotgun sequence genome includes a region encoding these proteins:
- the LOC110437782 gene encoding piggyBac transposable element-derived protein 4 isoform X5: MPSKRCYFHRGRAFSLFGLPRNREQRERWLQFIFNCVPESYKKDLSLCARHFTKNCFQNYSQFTAGFGLKLLLKEGAVPTIKDDCEPQPRKLVPVVPAVAVEGFHASASVPKKNTTNNADCIVGSDEELDFCDQDSVASSVDSSAEDMFIDDMDPILDRRPSSDLYLPEEDYDSKDAPQHRKRLCLSSAEGGDRKSENGFYWTETEKWQSSDEADVEPPLLVFTPNQNPGPQILPNRCSSALQFFQLLFPKSMFQTIAGYTNSYAAKYEERKGKLWNFISQSDMKSYVALVIYMGMFRCSSLSDYWSESQHFSLSFPAKIMSYRKFLSISKVLHLSESREDEKNILKKGTAGYERLGKIQPLYQVIRESCKSYFHPFQNITIVERMVKPQAGTGLKQSLKSRSPNMGFKLFALTDCTCGYTWDFFVYEGKSCASRSEGLSYETVMALVDENMLGSGYKLFVDKFYTSPTLFTDLLDKKVLACGPVWPNRTGYPKSAKNKLLSNAPRGTMRWIRQDKLLFVEWKDSKEVQMCSSFHKAYEGDTVQRKVRRDAHRTLEEIPVPAVVLDYSKNMEAVDSSDCITEHFRAIHKPKKWYQCMFYHFLDIAVENAFIMQELVTKGNGKKPLTRKAFLQALILELTDIDSLDSAAVPLTLSSSG, from the exons ATGCcttccaaacgctgctattttcaTAGAGGTAGGGCTTTTTCATTATTTGGTCTTCCAAGGAACAGGGAACAGAGAGAGAGGTGGTTACAGTTCATTTTTAACTGTGTTCCAGAGAGTTATAAGAAAGATCTCTCTCTCTGTGCGAGGCATTTTACAAAGAACTGCTTCCAGAATTACTCGCAATTCACCGCTGGATTCGGTCTCAAACTTCTTCTCAAAGAAGGAGCGGTCCCGACGATAAAAGacgattgtgagccacaacct CGAAAATTGGTTCCTGTTGTTCCAGCAGTTGCAGTGGAGGGTTTTCATGCTTCTGCTTCGGTTCCAAAGAAAAACACTACAAATAATGCGGATTGCATAGTTGGCAGCGATGAAGAACTTGATTTCTGTGACCAGGACAGTGTGGCATCCAGTGTGGACAGCTCAGCAGAAGACATGTTTATTGACGATATGGATCCTATTCTAGACCG TAGGCCTTCATCAGACCTTTACCTGCCAGAAGAGGACTACGATTCAAAAGACGCTCCACAACACAGAAAGAGACTTTGCCTGTCTTCTGCTGAAGGAGGCGACAGGAAAAGTGAAAATGGTTTCTATTGGACTGAAACAGAAAAGTGGCAAAGCTCAGATGAAGCAGACGTTGAGCCACCTCTGCTGGTCTTCACACCCAACCAAAATCCTGGCCCTCAGATTCTACCAAACAGGTGCTCCAGCGCTCTGCAGTTTTTTCAGCTCCTTTTCCCAAAGTCAATGTTTCAGACCATTGCAGGCTACACAAACAGCTATGCAGCCAAGTACGAAGAGAGAAAGGGCAAGTTGTGGAACTTCATTAGTCAAAGTGACATGAAGTCGTACGTAGCGCTGGTAATTTACATGGGCATGTTCAGATGCTCTTCACTATCAGACTATTGGAGTGAGTCCCAGCACTTCAGTCTGTCCTTTCCTGCAAAAATCATGTCTTACAGGAAATTTCTGTCCATCTCCAAAGTTCTTCATCTGAGCGAAAGCAGAGAGGACGAGAAGAACATCTTAAAGAAGGGAACAGCAGGTTACGAACGTCTGGGTAAAATCCAGCCTCTGTACCAAGTCATTAGGGAGTCCTGCAAATCATACTTTCATCCCTTTCAGAACATCACCATTGTTGAACGAATGGTCAAACCACAGGCTGGAACTGGACTCAAACAAAGCCTGAAAAGCAGATCTCCAAATATGGGGTTCAAACTCTTCGCACTGACAGACTGCACCTGCGGCTATACGTGGGACTTCTTTGTTTACGAGGGGAAGTCGTGTGCGTCACGGAGCGAGGGATTAAGCTATGAGACTGTGATGGCGTTAGTGGATGAGAATATGTTGGGTTCTGGGTACAAATTGTTTGTAGACAAGTTTTACACCAGCCCCACACTCTTTACAGACCTTCTGGACAAAAAGGTCTTGGCTTGTGGCCCTGTTTGGCCAAACAGGACCGGTTACCCAAAATCAGCTAAGAACAAGCTGTTATCGAATGCTCCACGTGGCACCATGCGTTGGATTAGACAAGACAAGCTGCTGTTTGTTGAGTGGAAAGACTCCAAGGAGGTGCAGATGTGCTCTTCATTCCATAAAGCCTATGAAGGCGATACTGTGCAGAGGAAGGTGAGGCGGGATGCACATCGAACTCTTGAGGAGATCCCCGTTCCAGCTGTGGTGCTGGACTACAGCAA GAACATGGAAGCAGTGGATTCATCTGATTGCATCACTGAACATTTCAGAGCCATACATAAACCCAAAAAGTGGTATCAATgcatgttttatcactttctggacATCGCTGTAGAGAATGCCTTCATCATGCAGGAACTAGTGACCAAGGGAAACGGCAAGAAGCCTTTAACACGAAAAGCGTTCTTGCAAGCCCTCATTTTAGAGCTTACAGATATAGATAGTCTGGATTCTGCAGCAGTTCCCTTGACTCTCTCTTCATCAGGATAA
- the LOC110437782 gene encoding piggyBac transposable element-derived protein 4 isoform X10 — MFIDDMDPILDRPSSDLYLPEEDYDSKDAPQHRKRLCLSSAEGGDRKSENGFYWTETEKWQSSDEADVEPPLLVFTPNQNPGPQILPNRCSSALQFFQLLFPKSMFQTIAGYTNSYAAKYEERKGKLWNFISQSDMKSYVALVIYMGMFRCSSLSDYWSESQHFSLSFPAKIMSYRKFLSISKVLHLSESREDEKNILKKGTAGYERLGKIQPLYQVIRESCKSYFHPFQNITIVERMVKPQAGTGLKQSLKSRSPNMGFKLFALTDCTCGYTWDFFVYEGKSCASRSEGLSYETVMALVDENMLGSGYKLFVDKFYTSPTLFTDLLDKKVLACGPVWPNRTGYPKSAKNKLLSNAPRGTMRWIRQDKLLFVEWKDSKEVQMCSSFHKAYEGDTVQRKVRRDAHRTLEEIPVPAVVLDYSKNMEAVDSSDCITEHFRAIHKPKKWYQCMFYHFLDIAVENAFIMQELVTKGNGKKPLTRKAFLQALILELTDIDSLDSAAVPLTLSSSG, encoded by the exons ATGTTTATTGACGATATGGATCCTATTCTAGACCG GCCTTCATCAGACCTTTACCTGCCAGAAGAGGACTACGATTCAAAAGACGCTCCACAACACAGAAAGAGACTTTGCCTGTCTTCTGCTGAAGGAGGCGACAGGAAAAGTGAAAATGGTTTCTATTGGACTGAAACAGAAAAGTGGCAAAGCTCAGATGAAGCAGACGTTGAGCCACCTCTGCTGGTCTTCACACCCAACCAAAATCCTGGCCCTCAGATTCTACCAAACAGGTGCTCCAGCGCTCTGCAGTTTTTTCAGCTCCTTTTCCCAAAGTCAATGTTTCAGACCATTGCAGGCTACACAAACAGCTATGCAGCCAAGTACGAAGAGAGAAAGGGCAAGTTGTGGAACTTCATTAGTCAAAGTGACATGAAGTCGTACGTAGCGCTGGTAATTTACATGGGCATGTTCAGATGCTCTTCACTATCAGACTATTGGAGTGAGTCCCAGCACTTCAGTCTGTCCTTTCCTGCAAAAATCATGTCTTACAGGAAATTTCTGTCCATCTCCAAAGTTCTTCATCTGAGCGAAAGCAGAGAGGACGAGAAGAACATCTTAAAGAAGGGAACAGCAGGTTACGAACGTCTGGGTAAAATCCAGCCTCTGTACCAAGTCATTAGGGAGTCCTGCAAATCATACTTTCATCCCTTTCAGAACATCACCATTGTTGAACGAATGGTCAAACCACAGGCTGGAACTGGACTCAAACAAAGCCTGAAAAGCAGATCTCCAAATATGGGGTTCAAACTCTTCGCACTGACAGACTGCACCTGCGGCTATACGTGGGACTTCTTTGTTTACGAGGGGAAGTCGTGTGCGTCACGGAGCGAGGGATTAAGCTATGAGACTGTGATGGCGTTAGTGGATGAGAATATGTTGGGTTCTGGGTACAAATTGTTTGTAGACAAGTTTTACACCAGCCCCACACTCTTTACAGACCTTCTGGACAAAAAGGTCTTGGCTTGTGGCCCTGTTTGGCCAAACAGGACCGGTTACCCAAAATCAGCTAAGAACAAGCTGTTATCGAATGCTCCACGTGGCACCATGCGTTGGATTAGACAAGACAAGCTGCTGTTTGTTGAGTGGAAAGACTCCAAGGAGGTGCAGATGTGCTCTTCATTCCATAAAGCCTATGAAGGCGATACTGTGCAGAGGAAGGTGAGGCGGGATGCACATCGAACTCTTGAGGAGATCCCCGTTCCAGCTGTGGTGCTGGACTACAGCAA GAACATGGAAGCAGTGGATTCATCTGATTGCATCACTGAACATTTCAGAGCCATACATAAACCCAAAAAGTGGTATCAATgcatgttttatcactttctggacATCGCTGTAGAGAATGCCTTCATCATGCAGGAACTAGTGACCAAGGGAAACGGCAAGAAGCCTTTAACACGAAAAGCGTTCTTGCAAGCCCTCATTTTAGAGCTTACAGATATAGATAGTCTGGATTCTGCAGCAGTTCCCTTGACTCTCTCTTCATCAGGATAA
- the LOC110437782 gene encoding piggyBac transposable element-derived protein 4 isoform X6, producing MPSKRCYFHRGRAFSLFGLPRNREQRERWLQFIFNCVPESYKKDLSLCARHFTKNCFQNYSQFTAGFGLKLLLKEGAVPTIKDDCEPQPRKLVPVVPAVAVEGFHASASVPKKNTTNNADCIVGSDEELDFCDQDSVASSVDSSAEDMFIDDMDPILDRPSSDLYLPEEDYDSKDAPQHRKRLCLSSAEGGDRKSENGFYWTETEKWQSSDEADVEPPLLVFTPNQNPGPQILPNRCSSALQFFQLLFPKSMFQTIAGYTNSYAAKYEERKGKLWNFISQSDMKSYVALVIYMGMFRCSSLSDYWSESQHFSLSFPAKIMSYRKFLSISKVLHLSESREDEKNILKKGTAGYERLGKIQPLYQVIRESCKSYFHPFQNITIVERMVKPQAGTGLKQSLKSRSPNMGFKLFALTDCTCGYTWDFFVYEGKSCASRSEGLSYETVMALVDENMLGSGYKLFVDKFYTSPTLFTDLLDKKVLACGPVWPNRTGYPKSAKNKLLSNAPRGTMRWIRQDKLLFVEWKDSKEVQMCSSFHKAYEGDTVQRKVRRDAHRTLEEIPVPAVVLDYSKNMEAVDSSDCITEHFRAIHKPKKWYQCMFYHFLDIAVENAFIMQELVTKGNGKKPLTRKAFLQALILELTDIDSLDSAAVPLTLSSSG from the exons ATGCcttccaaacgctgctattttcaTAGAGGTAGGGCTTTTTCATTATTTGGTCTTCCAAGGAACAGGGAACAGAGAGAGAGGTGGTTACAGTTCATTTTTAACTGTGTTCCAGAGAGTTATAAGAAAGATCTCTCTCTCTGTGCGAGGCATTTTACAAAGAACTGCTTCCAGAATTACTCGCAATTCACCGCTGGATTCGGTCTCAAACTTCTTCTCAAAGAAGGAGCGGTCCCGACGATAAAAGacgattgtgagccacaacct CGAAAATTGGTTCCTGTTGTTCCAGCAGTTGCAGTGGAGGGTTTTCATGCTTCTGCTTCGGTTCCAAAGAAAAACACTACAAATAATGCGGATTGCATAGTTGGCAGCGATGAAGAACTTGATTTCTGTGACCAGGACAGTGTGGCATCCAGTGTGGACAGCTCAGCAGAAGACATGTTTATTGACGATATGGATCCTATTCTAGACCG GCCTTCATCAGACCTTTACCTGCCAGAAGAGGACTACGATTCAAAAGACGCTCCACAACACAGAAAGAGACTTTGCCTGTCTTCTGCTGAAGGAGGCGACAGGAAAAGTGAAAATGGTTTCTATTGGACTGAAACAGAAAAGTGGCAAAGCTCAGATGAAGCAGACGTTGAGCCACCTCTGCTGGTCTTCACACCCAACCAAAATCCTGGCCCTCAGATTCTACCAAACAGGTGCTCCAGCGCTCTGCAGTTTTTTCAGCTCCTTTTCCCAAAGTCAATGTTTCAGACCATTGCAGGCTACACAAACAGCTATGCAGCCAAGTACGAAGAGAGAAAGGGCAAGTTGTGGAACTTCATTAGTCAAAGTGACATGAAGTCGTACGTAGCGCTGGTAATTTACATGGGCATGTTCAGATGCTCTTCACTATCAGACTATTGGAGTGAGTCCCAGCACTTCAGTCTGTCCTTTCCTGCAAAAATCATGTCTTACAGGAAATTTCTGTCCATCTCCAAAGTTCTTCATCTGAGCGAAAGCAGAGAGGACGAGAAGAACATCTTAAAGAAGGGAACAGCAGGTTACGAACGTCTGGGTAAAATCCAGCCTCTGTACCAAGTCATTAGGGAGTCCTGCAAATCATACTTTCATCCCTTTCAGAACATCACCATTGTTGAACGAATGGTCAAACCACAGGCTGGAACTGGACTCAAACAAAGCCTGAAAAGCAGATCTCCAAATATGGGGTTCAAACTCTTCGCACTGACAGACTGCACCTGCGGCTATACGTGGGACTTCTTTGTTTACGAGGGGAAGTCGTGTGCGTCACGGAGCGAGGGATTAAGCTATGAGACTGTGATGGCGTTAGTGGATGAGAATATGTTGGGTTCTGGGTACAAATTGTTTGTAGACAAGTTTTACACCAGCCCCACACTCTTTACAGACCTTCTGGACAAAAAGGTCTTGGCTTGTGGCCCTGTTTGGCCAAACAGGACCGGTTACCCAAAATCAGCTAAGAACAAGCTGTTATCGAATGCTCCACGTGGCACCATGCGTTGGATTAGACAAGACAAGCTGCTGTTTGTTGAGTGGAAAGACTCCAAGGAGGTGCAGATGTGCTCTTCATTCCATAAAGCCTATGAAGGCGATACTGTGCAGAGGAAGGTGAGGCGGGATGCACATCGAACTCTTGAGGAGATCCCCGTTCCAGCTGTGGTGCTGGACTACAGCAA GAACATGGAAGCAGTGGATTCATCTGATTGCATCACTGAACATTTCAGAGCCATACATAAACCCAAAAAGTGGTATCAATgcatgttttatcactttctggacATCGCTGTAGAGAATGCCTTCATCATGCAGGAACTAGTGACCAAGGGAAACGGCAAGAAGCCTTTAACACGAAAAGCGTTCTTGCAAGCCCTCATTTTAGAGCTTACAGATATAGATAGTCTGGATTCTGCAGCAGTTCCCTTGACTCTCTCTTCATCAGGATAA
- the LOC110437782 gene encoding piggyBac transposable element-derived protein 4 isoform X9, whose product MFIDDMDPILDRRPSSDLYLPEEDYDSKDAPQHRKRLCLSSAEGGDRKSENGFYWTETEKWQSSDEADVEPPLLVFTPNQNPGPQILPNRCSSALQFFQLLFPKSMFQTIAGYTNSYAAKYEERKGKLWNFISQSDMKSYVALVIYMGMFRCSSLSDYWSESQHFSLSFPAKIMSYRKFLSISKVLHLSESREDEKNILKKGTAGYERLGKIQPLYQVIRESCKSYFHPFQNITIVERMVKPQAGTGLKQSLKSRSPNMGFKLFALTDCTCGYTWDFFVYEGKSCASRSEGLSYETVMALVDENMLGSGYKLFVDKFYTSPTLFTDLLDKKVLACGPVWPNRTGYPKSAKNKLLSNAPRGTMRWIRQDKLLFVEWKDSKEVQMCSSFHKAYEGDTVQRKVRRDAHRTLEEIPVPAVVLDYSKNMEAVDSSDCITEHFRAIHKPKKWYQCMFYHFLDIAVENAFIMQELVTKGNGKKPLTRKAFLQALILELTDIDSLDSAAVPLTLSSSG is encoded by the exons ATGTTTATTGACGATATGGATCCTATTCTAGACCG TAGGCCTTCATCAGACCTTTACCTGCCAGAAGAGGACTACGATTCAAAAGACGCTCCACAACACAGAAAGAGACTTTGCCTGTCTTCTGCTGAAGGAGGCGACAGGAAAAGTGAAAATGGTTTCTATTGGACTGAAACAGAAAAGTGGCAAAGCTCAGATGAAGCAGACGTTGAGCCACCTCTGCTGGTCTTCACACCCAACCAAAATCCTGGCCCTCAGATTCTACCAAACAGGTGCTCCAGCGCTCTGCAGTTTTTTCAGCTCCTTTTCCCAAAGTCAATGTTTCAGACCATTGCAGGCTACACAAACAGCTATGCAGCCAAGTACGAAGAGAGAAAGGGCAAGTTGTGGAACTTCATTAGTCAAAGTGACATGAAGTCGTACGTAGCGCTGGTAATTTACATGGGCATGTTCAGATGCTCTTCACTATCAGACTATTGGAGTGAGTCCCAGCACTTCAGTCTGTCCTTTCCTGCAAAAATCATGTCTTACAGGAAATTTCTGTCCATCTCCAAAGTTCTTCATCTGAGCGAAAGCAGAGAGGACGAGAAGAACATCTTAAAGAAGGGAACAGCAGGTTACGAACGTCTGGGTAAAATCCAGCCTCTGTACCAAGTCATTAGGGAGTCCTGCAAATCATACTTTCATCCCTTTCAGAACATCACCATTGTTGAACGAATGGTCAAACCACAGGCTGGAACTGGACTCAAACAAAGCCTGAAAAGCAGATCTCCAAATATGGGGTTCAAACTCTTCGCACTGACAGACTGCACCTGCGGCTATACGTGGGACTTCTTTGTTTACGAGGGGAAGTCGTGTGCGTCACGGAGCGAGGGATTAAGCTATGAGACTGTGATGGCGTTAGTGGATGAGAATATGTTGGGTTCTGGGTACAAATTGTTTGTAGACAAGTTTTACACCAGCCCCACACTCTTTACAGACCTTCTGGACAAAAAGGTCTTGGCTTGTGGCCCTGTTTGGCCAAACAGGACCGGTTACCCAAAATCAGCTAAGAACAAGCTGTTATCGAATGCTCCACGTGGCACCATGCGTTGGATTAGACAAGACAAGCTGCTGTTTGTTGAGTGGAAAGACTCCAAGGAGGTGCAGATGTGCTCTTCATTCCATAAAGCCTATGAAGGCGATACTGTGCAGAGGAAGGTGAGGCGGGATGCACATCGAACTCTTGAGGAGATCCCCGTTCCAGCTGTGGTGCTGGACTACAGCAA GAACATGGAAGCAGTGGATTCATCTGATTGCATCACTGAACATTTCAGAGCCATACATAAACCCAAAAAGTGGTATCAATgcatgttttatcactttctggacATCGCTGTAGAGAATGCCTTCATCATGCAGGAACTAGTGACCAAGGGAAACGGCAAGAAGCCTTTAACACGAAAAGCGTTCTTGCAAGCCCTCATTTTAGAGCTTACAGATATAGATAGTCTGGATTCTGCAGCAGTTCCCTTGACTCTCTCTTCATCAGGATAA
- the LOC110437782 gene encoding piggyBac transposable element-derived protein 4 isoform X2, producing MSRRRCVLRCERKLVQFTLPKEESARKQWLDFIFTRTPKRYSPNLVLCSRHFTDDCFTNLGAINAGFAKRLKVKEGSVPTLFGPACSSESQPRKLVPVVPAVAVEGFHASASVPKKNTTNNADCIVGSDEELDFCDQDSVASSVDSSAEDMFIDDMDPILDRRPSSDLYLPEEDYDSKDAPQHRKRLCLSSAEGGDRKSENGFYWTETEKWQSSDEADVEPPLLVFTPNQNPGPQILPNRCSSALQFFQLLFPKSMFQTIAGYTNSYAAKYEERKGKLWNFISQSDMKSYVALVIYMGMFRCSSLSDYWSESQHFSLSFPAKIMSYRKFLSISKVLHLSESREDEKNILKKGTAGYERLGKIQPLYQVIRESCKSYFHPFQNITIVERMVKPQAGTGLKQSLKSRSPNMGFKLFALTDCTCGYTWDFFVYEGKSCASRSEGLSYETVMALVDENMLGSGYKLFVDKFYTSPTLFTDLLDKKVLACGPVWPNRTGYPKSAKNKLLSNAPRGTMRWIRQDKLLFVEWKDSKEVQMCSSFHKAYEGDTVQRKVRRDAHRTLEEIPVPAVVLDYSKNMEAVDSSDCITEHFRAIHKPKKWYQCMFYHFLDIAVENAFIMQELVTKGNGKKPLTRKAFLQALILELTDIDSLDSAAVPLTLSSSG from the exons ATGTCGAGAAGGCGCTGTGTTCTGCGCTGTGAACGCAAGTTAGTGCAGTTTACACTTCCAAAGGAGGAGAGCGCGAGAAAGCAGTGGTTAGACTTCATTTTCACACGCACACCGAAGCGCTATAGTCCCAACCTTGTGCTCTGTTCCCGTCATTTCACTGACGACTGCTTCACAAATCTCGGCGCGATCAACGCGGGGTTTGCGAAACGCTTAAAAGTCAAAGAAGGGTCTGTGCCCACTTTATTTGGACCAGCTTGCTCCTCCGAATCGCAACCT CGAAAATTGGTTCCTGTTGTTCCAGCAGTTGCAGTGGAGGGTTTTCATGCTTCTGCTTCGGTTCCAAAGAAAAACACTACAAATAATGCGGATTGCATAGTTGGCAGCGATGAAGAACTTGATTTCTGTGACCAGGACAGTGTGGCATCCAGTGTGGACAGCTCAGCAGAAGACATGTTTATTGACGATATGGATCCTATTCTAGACCG TAGGCCTTCATCAGACCTTTACCTGCCAGAAGAGGACTACGATTCAAAAGACGCTCCACAACACAGAAAGAGACTTTGCCTGTCTTCTGCTGAAGGAGGCGACAGGAAAAGTGAAAATGGTTTCTATTGGACTGAAACAGAAAAGTGGCAAAGCTCAGATGAAGCAGACGTTGAGCCACCTCTGCTGGTCTTCACACCCAACCAAAATCCTGGCCCTCAGATTCTACCAAACAGGTGCTCCAGCGCTCTGCAGTTTTTTCAGCTCCTTTTCCCAAAGTCAATGTTTCAGACCATTGCAGGCTACACAAACAGCTATGCAGCCAAGTACGAAGAGAGAAAGGGCAAGTTGTGGAACTTCATTAGTCAAAGTGACATGAAGTCGTACGTAGCGCTGGTAATTTACATGGGCATGTTCAGATGCTCTTCACTATCAGACTATTGGAGTGAGTCCCAGCACTTCAGTCTGTCCTTTCCTGCAAAAATCATGTCTTACAGGAAATTTCTGTCCATCTCCAAAGTTCTTCATCTGAGCGAAAGCAGAGAGGACGAGAAGAACATCTTAAAGAAGGGAACAGCAGGTTACGAACGTCTGGGTAAAATCCAGCCTCTGTACCAAGTCATTAGGGAGTCCTGCAAATCATACTTTCATCCCTTTCAGAACATCACCATTGTTGAACGAATGGTCAAACCACAGGCTGGAACTGGACTCAAACAAAGCCTGAAAAGCAGATCTCCAAATATGGGGTTCAAACTCTTCGCACTGACAGACTGCACCTGCGGCTATACGTGGGACTTCTTTGTTTACGAGGGGAAGTCGTGTGCGTCACGGAGCGAGGGATTAAGCTATGAGACTGTGATGGCGTTAGTGGATGAGAATATGTTGGGTTCTGGGTACAAATTGTTTGTAGACAAGTTTTACACCAGCCCCACACTCTTTACAGACCTTCTGGACAAAAAGGTCTTGGCTTGTGGCCCTGTTTGGCCAAACAGGACCGGTTACCCAAAATCAGCTAAGAACAAGCTGTTATCGAATGCTCCACGTGGCACCATGCGTTGGATTAGACAAGACAAGCTGCTGTTTGTTGAGTGGAAAGACTCCAAGGAGGTGCAGATGTGCTCTTCATTCCATAAAGCCTATGAAGGCGATACTGTGCAGAGGAAGGTGAGGCGGGATGCACATCGAACTCTTGAGGAGATCCCCGTTCCAGCTGTGGTGCTGGACTACAGCAA GAACATGGAAGCAGTGGATTCATCTGATTGCATCACTGAACATTTCAGAGCCATACATAAACCCAAAAAGTGGTATCAATgcatgttttatcactttctggacATCGCTGTAGAGAATGCCTTCATCATGCAGGAACTAGTGACCAAGGGAAACGGCAAGAAGCCTTTAACACGAAAAGCGTTCTTGCAAGCCCTCATTTTAGAGCTTACAGATATAGATAGTCTGGATTCTGCAGCAGTTCCCTTGACTCTCTCTTCATCAGGATAA